The following proteins are encoded in a genomic region of Oncorhynchus kisutch isolate 150728-3 linkage group LG6, Okis_V2, whole genome shotgun sequence:
- the plpp1a gene encoding phospholipid phosphatase 1 isoform X1, with the protein MFETRGIPFILLDIACLILAGLPLAALKLGQIKPYQRGFFCNDDSISYPFHTSTVTSNVLYGVGFTLPICSMVFGECLSVYLKRIKSKSSFSNMYVARVYKAIGTFVFGAAMSQSLTDIAKYSIGRLRPHFLDVCKPDWKLINCTAGTYIEDFTCTGDARLANEGRLSFYSGHSSFSMYCMLFLALYIQARLQAGWARLLRPTLQFFLIAASVYTGLSRVSDYKHHWSDVLVGLIQGVLMATLVVFFVSDFFKKKVEPQKEDIPHTTLQETPTNGNHYDSSPN; encoded by the exons cGGGACTGCCCCTGGCAGCCCTTAAATTGGGCCAAATCAAGCCCTATCAGAGGGGCTTTTTCTGTAACGATGACAGCATCAGCTACCCCTTCCACACCAGCACAGTCACCTCCAATGTGCTCTACGGTGTGGGCTTCACTTTGCCCATTTGCTCT ATGGTCTTTGGAGAGTGCCTTTCGGTCTATCTCAAACGCATCAAATCAAAGTCCTCTTTCAGCAACATGTATGTGGCCCGTGTTTACAAAGCCATCGGCACATTCGTGTTTGGGGCGGCCATGAGCCAATCGCTCACTGACATCGCCAAGTATTCGATTGGCCGGCTCCGACCCCACTTCCTGGACGTGTGCAAGCCTGACTGGAAGCTGATCAACTGCACGGCAGGCACCTACATAGAGGACTTTACCTGCACAGGGGACGCACGCTTGGCCAATGAGGGCAG gctGTCATTCTACTCTGGCCATTCCTCCTTCTCCATGTACTGCATGCTGTTCCTGGCA CTGTACATCCAGGCCAGGCTGCAGGCAGGGTGGGCCAGACTCCTGAGACCAACCCTACAGTTCTTCCTGATCGCGGCGTCTGTGTACACCGGACTGTCTCGTGTGTCTGACTACAAACACCACTGGAGCGACGTCCTGGTTGGCCTTATCCAGGGAGTGCTCATGGCCACACTGGTA GTCTTCTTCGTGTCAGACTTCTTCAAGAAGAAGGTTGAGCCTCAGAAGGAGGATATtccccacaccaccctgcagGAGACACCCACAAACGGAAACCACTACGACAGCAGCCCCAACTAA
- the plpp1a gene encoding phospholipid phosphatase 1 isoform X2 has product MFETRGIPFILLDIACLILAGLPFAILTPLHNPFKRGFFCNDDSIKYPLKEDTISYELLGGVMIPVTVLTMVFGECLSVYLKRIKSKSSFSNMYVARVYKAIGTFVFGAAMSQSLTDIAKYSIGRLRPHFLDVCKPDWKLINCTAGTYIEDFTCTGDARLANEGRLSFYSGHSSFSMYCMLFLALYIQARLQAGWARLLRPTLQFFLIAASVYTGLSRVSDYKHHWSDVLVGLIQGVLMATLVVFFVSDFFKKKVEPQKEDIPHTTLQETPTNGNHYDSSPN; this is encoded by the exons CTGGACTCCCGTTCGCAATACTCACACCGCTACACAATCCCTTCAAACGGGGATTTTTCTGTAACGATGATTCGATCAAGTACCCTCTAAAAGAAGACACCATATCCTATGAGTTGTTAGGTGGAGTTATGATACCAGTCACAGTACTCACT ATGGTCTTTGGAGAGTGCCTTTCGGTCTATCTCAAACGCATCAAATCAAAGTCCTCTTTCAGCAACATGTATGTGGCCCGTGTTTACAAAGCCATCGGCACATTCGTGTTTGGGGCGGCCATGAGCCAATCGCTCACTGACATCGCCAAGTATTCGATTGGCCGGCTCCGACCCCACTTCCTGGACGTGTGCAAGCCTGACTGGAAGCTGATCAACTGCACGGCAGGCACCTACATAGAGGACTTTACCTGCACAGGGGACGCACGCTTGGCCAATGAGGGCAG gctGTCATTCTACTCTGGCCATTCCTCCTTCTCCATGTACTGCATGCTGTTCCTGGCA CTGTACATCCAGGCCAGGCTGCAGGCAGGGTGGGCCAGACTCCTGAGACCAACCCTACAGTTCTTCCTGATCGCGGCGTCTGTGTACACCGGACTGTCTCGTGTGTCTGACTACAAACACCACTGGAGCGACGTCCTGGTTGGCCTTATCCAGGGAGTGCTCATGGCCACACTGGTA GTCTTCTTCGTGTCAGACTTCTTCAAGAAGAAGGTTGAGCCTCAGAAGGAGGATATtccccacaccaccctgcagGAGACACCCACAAACGGAAACCACTACGACAGCAGCCCCAACTAA